The Nicotiana tabacum cultivar K326 chromosome 14, ASM71507v2, whole genome shotgun sequence genome contains a region encoding:
- the LOC107791017 gene encoding putative galacturonosyltransferase-like 4, with protein MASWNKNVPSSSSSSNYFPILGILSLLLLHPTTTTTSSSSFANAIRVVAIQKPTSDDIPSFREAPAFRNGNACSSRDIDKIQIVMPVDANYIRGTMAAVLSILQHSTCPENTSFHFLSIHLEPEIISLINSTFPYLSYKIYHFHPNRVRGKISKSIRQALDQPLNYARIYLSDILPEVVHRVIYLDSDIIVVDDIAKLWGVDLGDKVLAAPEYCHANFTNYFTYTFWSDVNLAKTFEGRQTCYFNTGVMVMNLDEWRKGGYTQKVEEWMLIQKQRRIYHLGSLPPILLVFAGNIKAVDHRWNQHGLGGDNFEGKCRGLHPGPISLLHWSGKGKPWLRLDARKPCTIDYLWAPYDLYRSTRVALEE; from the coding sequence ATGGCCTCTTGGAACAAAAAtgtcccttcttcttcttcttcttctaactaTTTTCCAATCTTAGGCATCCTTTCCCTCCTCCTCTTACatcctaccaccaccaccacctcctcctcctcttttGCTAACGCCATTCGCGTCGTTGCCATCCAAAAACCTACCTCCGATGACATTCCTTCCTTCCGAGAGGCGCCTGCCTTTCGCAATGGCAATGCATGCAGCTCACGTGACATAGACAAAATCCAAATAGTAATGCCTGTTGATGCCAATTACATTAGGGGCACTATGGCTGCAGTATTGTCTATTTTGCAACATTCAACATGCCCAGAAAACACTTCCTTTCATTTCCTTTCCATTCATCTTGAGCCTGAGATCATTTCCCTTATCAACTCCACTTTCCCTTACCTAAGCTACAAAATCTACCACTTTCATCCTAATCGTGTTAGGGGGAAGATATCCAAGTCAATTAGACAAGCCTTGGATCAACCTCTAAATTATGCAAGAATTTACCTCTCAGATATTCTCCCTGAGGTCGTGCACCGTGTCATCTACCTAGACTCAGATATCATTGTTGTGGATGATATTGCCAAGTTATGGGGAGTGGATTTAGGAGACAAAGTCTTGGCAGCGCCTGAATATTGCCATGCAAACTTTACAAACTATTTTACATACACATTTTGGTCAGACGTGAATTTGGCGAAAACATTTGAGGGAAGACAGACATGTTACTTCAACACAGGTGTAATGGTGATGAATCTTGATGAATGGAGAAAAGGAGGGTACACACAAAAGGTTGAAGAATGGATGTTAATACAAAAGCAAAGAAGAATTTACCATTTGGGATCTTTGCCTCCAATTTTGCTTGTGTTTGCAGGAAACATTAAGGCAGTTGATCATAGATGGAACCAACATGGATTAGGTGGTGACAATTTTGAAGGCAAATGTAGGGGACTTCACCCTGGACCCATAAGCCTACTGCATTGGAGTGGCAAGGGTAAGCCATGGTTGAGACTGGATGCTCGAAAGCCCTGTACCATCGATTACTTGTGGGCACCGTACGATCTGTATCGTTCAACCAGAGTTGCATTAgaagagtga